A DNA window from Setaria viridis chromosome 2, Setaria_viridis_v4.0, whole genome shotgun sequence contains the following coding sequences:
- the LOC117844037 gene encoding probable LRR receptor-like serine/threonine-protein kinase At3g47570, producing MAGLSLLNLTDNKLNGSIPGNLATITDLKDLYLAHNNLSGTIPELLGNSTSLLHLDLSFNNLQGEVPKEGVFRNITGLSILGNNALCGGIQQLHLPKCTKSTVGKKKKSMPKFLRIVIPITGAIMLLLSGLALAGFCYRKSKVGLKKDDEQPQLTEIELPMIPYNDILKGTDGFSEANVLGKGRYGTVYRGTLENHAVAIAVKVFNLQQSGSYKSFMAECKALRRVRHRCLVKIITCCSSINHQGQDFRALVFEFMANGSLDRWIHSNVDGQNGQGALSLSQRLDIAVDIVDALDYLHNSCQPPVIHCDLKPSNILLNQDIGARVGDFGIARVLDQSTSKNPMNSNSSIGIRGTIGYIAPSEYGEGLAVSTYGDVYSLGVTLIEMFTGRSPTDDMFRDGMSLHYFAEASLPDKVMEIADSNMWLHDGLNTKNDTTHMTSIKECLSSVIQLGVLCSRQLPIEPLSVSDAATEMHAIRDLYITTQHSGSYASSAKI from the exons ATGGCAGGCCTCAGTCTATTGAACTTAACAGACAACAAACTGAATGGCAGCATCCCTGGCAACCTAGCAACCATCACTGACTTGAAGGATTTGTACCTTGCCCACAATAATTTGTCAGGAACAATCCCAGAACTGTTAGGTAATTCAACATCACTGCTCCACCTTGATCTATCCTTCAACAATTTGCAAGGTGAAGTACCAAAAGAAGGGGTTTTCAGAAATATAACAGGACTGTCAATCCTTGGGAACAATGCATTATGTGGTGGAATACAACAACTTCATCTCCCAAAATGCACCAAGTCCACTgtagggaagaaaaagaaaagcatgcCAAAGTTTCTCAGGATAGTGATCCCTATAACAGGAGCCATCATGCTCTTGCTTTCAGGGCTTGCCTTAGCTGGATTTTGTTACAGGAAGTCCAAGGTAGGATTGAAGAAAGATGATGAGCAACCTCAATTAACAGAGATAGAGCTTCCAATGATTCCATATAATGATATActaaaaggaacagatggattTTCTGAGGCCAATGTGCTCGGGAAAGGAAGATACGGTACAGTATATAGAGGCACTCTAGAAAATCATGCCGTTGCCATAGCAGTTAAGGTATTTAATCTCCAGCAATCAGGATCATACAAAAGCTTCATGGCTGAATGCAAGGCACTCAGAAGAGTGAGGCACCGATGCCTTGTGAAGATCATTACATGCTGTTCAAGCATCAACCACCAGGGTCAAGACTTCAGAGCACTAGTCTTTGAATTTATGGCTAACGGCAGCTTAGACAGATGGATCCACTCAAATGTTGACGGCCAAAATGGACAAGGAGCACTCAGCTTGTCACAAAGGTTAGATATCGCAGTGGACATCGTTGATGCTTTAGACTATCTTCACAATAGTTGCCAGCCACCGGTCATCCATTGCGATCTAAAGCCAAGTAACATTCTTCTGAATCAGGACATTGGAGCTCGTGTTGGGGATTTCGGCATTGCTAGAGTTCTAGATCAATCAACAAGCAAAAATCCAATGAATTCCAATAGCTCCATAGGAATAAGAGGCACCATAGGATACATTGCTCCAT CAGAATATGGAGAAGGGCTTGCAGTATCAACTTACGGTGATGTGTATAGTCTTGGTGTTACTTTAATTGAGATGTTTACAGGAAGGAGCCCAACAGATGATATGTTCAGAGATGGGATGAGCCTGCATTATTTTGCTGAGGCATCTCTTCCTGACAAGGTTATGGAGATAGCAGATTCCAATATGTGGCTGCATGATGGACTAAACACCAAAAATGATACAACGCATATGACAAGTATCAAAGAATGTCTGTCTTCAGTCATCCAGCTTGGTGTCCTATGCTCAAGGCAACTGCCCATAGAGCCGCTATCAGTGAGCGATGCCGCTACGGAGATGCATGCTATCAGAGATCTATACATCACTACTCAACATTCTGGATCATATGCAAGCAGCGCAAAGATATAA
- the LOC117843626 gene encoding probable cellulose synthase A catalytic subunit 8 [UDP-forming]: protein MEGDADAVKSGRRGGGQVCQICGDGVGTTAEGDVFAACDVCGFPVCRPCYEYERKDGTQACPQCKTKYKRHKGSPAIRGEEGDDTDADDASDFNYPASGNDDQKQKIADRMRSWRMNAGGSGDVGRPKYDSGEIGLTKYDSGEIPRGYIPSVTNSQISGEIPGASPDHHMMSPTGNIGKRAPFPYVNHSPNPSREFSGSIGNVAWKERVDGWKMKQDKGTIPMTNGTSIAPSEGRGVGDIDASTDYNMEDALLNDETRQPLSRKVPLPSSRINPYRMVIVLRLVVLSIFLHYRITNPVRNAYPLWLLSVICEIWFALSWILDQFPKWFPINRETYLDRLALRYDREGEPSQLAAVDIFVSTVDPLKEPPIVTANTVLSILAVDYPVDKVSCYVSDDGAAMLTFDALAETSEFARKWVPFVKKYNIEPRAPEWYFSQKIDYLKDKVQPSFVKDRRAMKREYEEFKVRVNGLVAKAQKVPEEGWIMQDGTPWPGNNTRDHPGMIQVFLGHSGGLDTEGNELPRLVYVSREKRPGFQHHKKAGAMNALVRVSAVLTNGQYMLNLDCDHYINNSKALREAMCFLMDPNLGRSVCYVQFPQRFDGIDRNDRYANRNTVFFDINLRGLDGIQGPVYVGTGCVFNRTALYGYEPPIKQKKKGGFLSSLCGGRKKTSKSKKKGSDKKKSQKHVDSSVPVFNLEDIEEGVEGAGFDDEKSLLMSQMSLEKRFGQSAAFVASTLMEYGGVPQSATPESLLKEAIHVISCGYEDKSEWGTEIGWIYGSVTEDILTGFKMHARGWRSIYCMPKRPAFKGSAPINLSDRLNQVLRWALGSVEILFSRHCPLWYGYGGRLKFLERFAYINTTIYPLTSIPLLIYCVLPAICLLTGKFIIPEISNFASIWFISLFLSIFATGILEMRWSGVGIDEWWRNEQFWVIGGISAHLFAVFQGLLKVLAGIDTNFTVTSKANDEEGDFAELYMFKWTTLLIPPTTILIINLVGVVAGISYAINSGYQSWGPLFGKLFFAFWVIVHLYPFLKGLMGRQNRTPTIVVVWAILLASIFSLLWVRVDPFTTRVTGPNTQTCGINC from the exons GGAGCCCAGCGATCCGTGGGGAGGAAGGTGATGATACTGATGCCGATGACGCCAGTGACTTCAACTATCCTGCATCTGGCAATGATGACCAGAAGCAGAAGATTGCTGATAGGATGCGCAGCTGGCGCATGAATGCTGGGGGCAGCGGGGATGTTGGCCGCCCAAAGTATGACAGTGGAGAGATCGGACTCACCAAGTATGATAGTGGTGAGATCCCTCGTGGATACATCCCATCTGTCACTAACAGCCAG ATCTCGGGAGAAATTCCTGGAGCTTCCCCTGATCACCATATGATGTCCCCTACTGGGAACATTGGCAAGCGTGCTCCATTTCCCTATGTGAATCATTCAC CAAATCCATCAAGGGAGTTCTCTGGTAGCATTGGAAATGTTGCCTGGAAAGAGAGAGTTGATGGCTGGAAAATGAAGCAGGATAAGGGAACAATTCCCATGACTAATGGCACCAGCATTGCTCCCTCTGAGGGTCGGGGTGTTGGTGACATTGATGCATCTACTGATTACAACATGGAAGATGCCTTACT GAATGATGAAACTCGGCAGCCTCTATCTAGGAAAGTTCCACTTCCTTCCTCCAGGATCAATCCTTACAGAATGGTCATTGTGCTGCGTTTGGTTGTTCTAAGCATCTTTCTGCACTACCGTATCACAAATCCTGTGCGCAATGCATACCCGTTATGGCTTCTATCTGTTATATGTGAGATTTGGTTTGCTCTTTCCTGGATTTTGGATCAGTTCCCAAAGTGGTTTCCAATCAACCGCGAGACTTACCTTGATAGATTGGCATTGAG GTATGACCGTGAAGGTGAGCCATCTCAGTTGGCTGCAGTTGACATCTTCGTCAGTACAGTCGACCCATTGAAGGAGCCTCCTATTGTCACTGCCAACACTGTTCTATCCATTCTTGCTGTGGATTACCCTGTGGACAAGGTCTCTTGCTATGTATCTGATGATGGAGCTGCAATGCTGACATTTGATGCGTTAGCTGAGACTTCAGAATTTGCTAGAAAATGGGTACCATTTGTTAAGAAGTACAACATTGAGCCTAGAGCTCCTGAATGGTACTTCAGCCAGAAAATTGATTACTTGAAGGACAAAGTCCAGCCTTCATTTGTTAAAGACCGCCGGGCCATGAAG AGAGAATATGAAGAATTTAAAGTTAGGGTAAATGGCCTTGTTGCTAAGGCACAGAAAGTTCCAGAGGAAGGATGGATCATGCAGGATGGCACACCATGGCCAGGAAACAATACCAGGGACCATCCTGGAATGATTCAG GTTTTCCTTGGTCACAGTGGTGGCCTTGATACTGAGGGCAATGAGCTTCCCCGTTTGGTCTATGTTTCTCGTGAGAAGCGTCCTGGATTCCAGCATCACAAGAAAGCTGGTGCCATGAATGCTCTT GTTCGTGTCTCAGCTGTGCTTACCAATGGACAGTACATGTTGAATCTTGATTGTGATCACTACATCAACAACAGCAAGGCTCTTAGGGAAGCTATGTGCTTCCTTATGGATCCTAACCTAGGAAGGAGTGTCTGCTATGTTCAGTTTCCACAAAGGTTCGATGGTATTGATAGGAATGATCGATATGCCAACAGGAACACCGTGTTTTTCGAT ATTAACTTGAGGGGTCTCGATGGCATTCAAGGACCAGTTTATGTGGGAACTGGTTGTGTTTTCAACAGAACAGCTCTATATGGTTATGAGCCCCCAATTAAGCAAAAGAAGAAGGGTGGTTTCTTGTCATCACTCTGTGGTGGCAGGAAGAAGACAAGCAAATCAAAGAAGAAGGGCTCAGACAAGAAAAAGTCACAGAAGCATGTGGACAGTTCCGTGCCAGTATTCAATCTTGAAGATATTGAGGAGGGAGTTGAAG GTGCTGGATTTGATGATGAGAAATCACTTCTTATGTCTCAAATGAGCTTGGAGAAGAGATTTGGCCAATCCGCAGCTTTTGTTGCCTCCACTCTGATGGAATATGGTGGTGTTCCTCAGTCTGCAACTCCAGAATCGCTTCTGAAAGAAGCTATCCATGTCATAAGTTGTGGCTATGAGGACAAGTCTGAGTGGGGAACTGAG ATTGGGTGGATCTATGGTTCTGTGACAGAAGATATTCTTACTGGATTCAAGATGCATGCACGAGGCTGGCGGTCAATTTACTGCATGCCTAAGCGGCCAGCTTTCAAGGGATCTGCTCCCATCAATCTTTCAGATCGTCTGAACCAAGTGCTCCGGTGGGCTCTTGGTTCTGTGGAAATTCTTTTCAGCCGGCATTGCCCCTTATGGTATGGCTATGGAGGACGCCTGAAGTTCTTGGAGAGATTTGCTTACATTAACACCACCATCTACCCCCTTACGTCTATCCCACTTCTCATATACTGTGTTCTGCCTGCCATCTGTCTGCTCACTGGGAAGTTCATCATCCCAGAG ATTAGCAACTTTGCTAGTATTTGGTtcatctctctctttctttcaaTTTTTGCCACTGGTATCCTTGAGATGAGGTGGAGTGGTGTTGGCATTGACGAATGGTGGAGGAATGAACAATTCTGGGTTATTGGAGGTATCTCTGCCCATCTTTTCGCCGTCTTCCAGGGTCTTCTCAAGGTGCTTGCTGGTATCGACACCAACTTTACTGTCACCTCAAAGGCCAATGATGAAGAAGGTGATTTTGCGGAGCTCTACATGTTCAAGTGGACAACCCTTCTCATCCCACCaacaaccatcttgattatcaACCTGGTCGGTGTTGTTGCTGGTATCTCCTATGCGATCAACAGCGGTTACCAATCATGGGGGCCACTCTTTGGCAAGCTCTTCTTCGCCTTCTGGGTGATTGTTCATTTGTACCCCTTCCTTAAGGGTCTCATGGGTAGGCAAAACCGTACCCCAACCATCGTCGTCGTCTGGGCAATCCTTCTTGCTTCAATCTTCTCCTTGCTGTGGGTTCGTGTCGACCCGTTCACCACCCGTGTCACTGGCCCAAACACCCAAACATGTGGCATCAACTGCTAG